The following are encoded together in the Adhaeribacter arboris genome:
- a CDS encoding hybrid sensor histidine kinase/response regulator transcription factor, translated as MLGLLTLCWVLPGWGVAQSREFGQDQFTRVAHLQGLKVKCMLKDSSGFMWLGTETGLYRYDGYQTEFIPTTTVGIRLSSNSVLALYEDREANLWIGTDNGLNKLSTDRKTITAYLATAKAAATGKNSIQAILQASDGALWCSTHNGYLYRSADKEHFTFMQNVAAGTTGIFSPLVKHLTEDSQRFIWVADDHHGYQKLSPEGAVLHWYPLPPMQQWITSYVQKNKLLFADYHSIYTYSASANQFLPLVSADLSELLDNKLRYIYEDNKGYIWVATSEKLCRLNVRTQKIDDFTPAFKRTGGAPYAIDCLYEDAKGQLWLGTYFGVFRLENRENRFSVISPPGIANNTIFSAPAIYETSPGKILIGSYQGFFEYNALTKRFQEYKMFKQGRGWSNWYNPLVKAFVPAANGNLWVATEGNGVLSFNLKSHTFSQPAIPDDLKPEERASLFNYSFLRDTDGQLWLGGNNNLYLFNPKTKQALPFTWGKTKQPFSSLQIMALYQAKDQSIWVGTDYGLYRIVKGKSITGYFAAIAEQNPRAGLTNEFITCLYEGLDGRLWVGTKGGGINVLHPANGQIEETYTIKEGLANNIVCAILPGKAGELWISTDNGLSRLDRQQKTFRNFLVKDGLPNNTFHPGAAWAGSDRTLYFGSLDGIVAFDPEQFRPTAAVSRVILTKLVQHRGTKNKIEENALAAHLIRNIQLHYKDKFFTVYFALQAYFDDVNVPQFAYQVVGITDEWQPIGAKNYIQFTGLPAGKYTLRIKGMDSSGIWGKELRLPIEVGQAFYLTPVAYGFYALVIFTIIGIIFWSQFKRLQLQNQLKFEHLEQEKLRELEQMKSQFFTNITHEFRTPLTLIISPLEPLCTQPTLPPPELIKPQLKVIFRNAQRLLRLINQLLDLAKLEAGHMILDESRGEITLLVEQIVESFRPAAEQQGVQLQYVFTGASVEYIFDAEKLEKIIYNLLANALKFTASGGKVRVEVNLPASREETYELQLRVRDTGRGIPASQLPFIFNRFYQVTDARTAALAGSGLGLFLVKELVELMGGHVAAESQEGKGSSFTVVLPLRIAGNNVPAGPLASQSVIVPEEEAVSLPLPPSAEEAPLVLVVEDHEELRHFIAQELTAQYRVLTAPNGAEGWQLAQQELPNLVIADVAMPEMDGFTLSQLIKNNPLTTHIAVILLTARTSVEDRVKGLTTGANDYLIKPFNLQELQLRVANGLSYQQTLRQYWRQKFSLSNPAEEPASPSEDPFLRQVHQVLDRELANSGFLVDELAREMAVSTRTLHRKLAAITAMNANELMRYYRLSQAAVLLREGHPVAETAYRVGFEGLSYFAKCFKAQFSVSPSEYALSQPR; from the coding sequence ATGCTAGGGCTGCTCACTCTATGTTGGGTTTTACCTGGCTGGGGGGTTGCTCAGTCCAGGGAGTTTGGCCAGGATCAGTTTACCAGAGTCGCCCATTTACAGGGGCTGAAGGTAAAATGTATGCTAAAAGACAGCTCTGGTTTTATGTGGCTGGGGACCGAAACCGGCTTATACCGCTACGATGGTTACCAAACCGAATTCATTCCTACTACCACCGTCGGGATACGTTTGTCTTCCAATTCCGTCTTGGCGTTGTACGAAGACCGGGAAGCCAACCTTTGGATTGGCACCGACAATGGCCTAAATAAATTAAGTACCGATCGGAAAACAATAACGGCCTATTTAGCCACCGCTAAAGCCGCAGCAACCGGAAAAAATAGTATTCAGGCCATTCTGCAGGCTTCGGACGGAGCCCTCTGGTGCAGCACGCATAACGGTTATTTGTATCGTTCGGCGGATAAGGAGCATTTTACTTTTATGCAAAATGTTGCGGCCGGCACCACGGGTATATTTTCGCCCTTGGTGAAGCACTTAACCGAAGATTCCCAGCGTTTCATCTGGGTAGCGGATGACCATCACGGATACCAAAAATTGAGCCCAGAAGGAGCGGTACTACACTGGTATCCTCTTCCCCCAATGCAACAATGGATTACCAGTTACGTTCAGAAAAATAAATTGCTTTTCGCCGATTACCATTCTATTTATACCTACTCCGCCTCCGCAAACCAATTTCTTCCCCTCGTATCTGCCGACTTATCCGAGTTACTGGATAATAAGCTGCGCTATATTTATGAAGATAATAAAGGTTATATCTGGGTAGCAACGTCCGAAAAATTGTGCCGTCTCAACGTTCGTACCCAAAAAATCGATGATTTTACGCCGGCGTTTAAGCGTACGGGGGGAGCCCCTTATGCGATCGACTGCTTGTACGAAGATGCCAAGGGTCAGCTTTGGCTGGGTACTTATTTCGGCGTCTTCCGGTTAGAAAACCGGGAAAATAGATTTTCGGTTATCTCGCCCCCAGGAATAGCCAATAATACTATTTTTAGTGCGCCGGCTATTTATGAAACCAGTCCCGGAAAAATATTGATTGGCAGCTATCAAGGCTTCTTTGAGTATAATGCTCTCACGAAAAGATTCCAGGAATATAAAATGTTTAAACAAGGCCGTGGCTGGAGCAATTGGTATAATCCGCTGGTAAAAGCTTTTGTGCCCGCGGCCAACGGCAATCTCTGGGTGGCCACGGAAGGGAACGGGGTTTTATCTTTTAATCTTAAATCTCATACCTTTTCCCAACCCGCTATTCCGGACGACCTGAAACCCGAAGAGCGGGCTTCTCTCTTCAATTATTCTTTCTTACGAGACACCGATGGGCAGCTGTGGCTAGGAGGGAACAATAATCTTTATCTTTTTAATCCCAAAACCAAGCAGGCCCTGCCTTTTACCTGGGGAAAAACCAAACAGCCCTTCTCCTCCCTGCAAATAATGGCCCTGTACCAGGCGAAAGACCAATCCATTTGGGTGGGTACTGATTACGGCTTATACCGCATCGTAAAAGGTAAAAGTATTACCGGCTACTTTGCGGCCATTGCAGAACAAAATCCACGTGCGGGTTTAACCAATGAATTTATTACCTGCTTATACGAAGGTCTGGACGGCCGCTTGTGGGTAGGGACCAAAGGTGGCGGCATTAACGTCCTCCATCCGGCAAATGGTCAGATAGAAGAGACTTACACGATAAAAGAAGGCTTAGCTAACAATATTGTCTGTGCCATATTACCGGGCAAGGCCGGCGAACTCTGGATTAGCACCGATAATGGATTATCCCGACTGGATCGCCAGCAGAAAACCTTCCGGAATTTTCTGGTTAAAGACGGCTTGCCGAATAATACCTTTCATCCAGGCGCGGCTTGGGCGGGCAGCGATAGAACCTTATACTTTGGTTCCCTGGACGGTATTGTAGCCTTTGATCCGGAGCAGTTTCGGCCAACAGCTGCTGTCTCCCGGGTCATCCTCACCAAACTGGTACAGCACCGGGGTACTAAAAATAAGATAGAAGAAAATGCATTAGCCGCCCATCTGATTCGCAACATCCAGCTCCATTATAAAGACAAGTTCTTTACCGTTTATTTTGCCCTGCAAGCTTATTTCGATGATGTTAATGTTCCCCAGTTTGCCTATCAAGTAGTGGGCATTACCGATGAATGGCAACCTATCGGTGCCAAAAATTATATCCAATTTACCGGTTTGCCAGCGGGAAAGTATACCCTGCGCATTAAAGGTATGGATAGCAGTGGTATCTGGGGGAAAGAGTTACGCCTTCCCATTGAAGTAGGGCAAGCTTTTTACCTTACCCCGGTTGCTTATGGGTTTTATGCGCTTGTCATCTTCACGATTATAGGGATTATTTTCTGGTCGCAATTCAAGCGCCTCCAATTGCAAAACCAGTTAAAATTCGAGCATTTAGAGCAGGAAAAGCTACGGGAACTCGAACAAATGAAGTCACAATTCTTCACCAACATTACCCATGAGTTCCGCACGCCTTTAACGCTCATCATCAGTCCGCTGGAACCGTTATGTACGCAGCCGACGCTGCCCCCGCCCGAGCTTATCAAGCCGCAACTCAAGGTCATCTTCCGAAATGCCCAGCGCCTGTTGCGCCTGATTAACCAACTGCTAGATTTGGCCAAACTGGAAGCCGGTCATATGATTTTAGATGAATCGAGGGGAGAAATAACTTTATTGGTGGAGCAGATAGTCGAATCTTTTCGCCCGGCGGCGGAGCAGCAAGGTGTCCAGTTGCAATACGTTTTCACCGGTGCATCGGTGGAGTATATTTTTGACGCCGAAAAACTAGAGAAAATTATTTATAACCTGCTGGCCAACGCTTTAAAGTTTACGGCATCGGGAGGTAAGGTGCGGGTAGAAGTAAATCTTCCGGCCTCCAGGGAAGAAACGTATGAACTTCAGTTGCGGGTTCGGGACACCGGTAGAGGTATTCCCGCCTCGCAGTTGCCCTTTATTTTTAATCGGTTTTATCAGGTAACTGATGCCCGTACCGCAGCTTTGGCCGGATCGGGCCTGGGATTGTTTCTGGTAAAAGAACTGGTCGAGTTAATGGGTGGACACGTAGCCGCCGAGAGCCAGGAAGGAAAAGGTAGTTCTTTTACCGTCGTGCTTCCGCTCCGGATAGCAGGGAATAACGTTCCAGCCGGGCCGCTTGCTTCCCAATCAGTTATTGTCCCGGAGGAAGAAGCGGTATCTTTGCCGCTGCCACCATCCGCGGAGGAGGCACCTTTGGTGTTGGTGGTAGAAGACCACGAGGAACTGCGGCACTTTATCGCCCAGGAATTGACCGCGCAGTACCGGGTACTCACCGCCCCAAACGGCGCCGAAGGCTGGCAACTAGCCCAGCAGGAATTACCCAACTTGGTAATTGCGGACGTAGCCATGCCGGAGATGGATGGCTTTACCCTGAGCCAACTCATTAAAAATAACCCGCTTACTACCCATATCGCCGTTATTTTACTCACGGCGCGGACCTCGGTGGAGGATCGGGTGAAAGGGCTCACCACCGGGGCCAACGATTATCTGATTAAACCGTTTAACTTACAGGAATTACAATTACGCGTGGCCAATGGGCTAAGTTACCAGCAGACCCTGCGCCAATATTGGCGCCAAAAGTTCAGCCTGTCTAATCCGGCAGAAGAGCCAGCATCGCCTTCGGAAGACCCCTTCCTGCGGCAAGTCCATCAGGTGCTGGACCGGGAACTGGCCAACTCCGGTTTTTTAGTAGACGAGCTCGCCCGCGAGATGGCCGTCAGTACCCGGACCTTGCACCGGAAATTAGCGGCCATCACGGCCATGAACGCCAATGAGTTAATGCGCTATTACCGGTTGAGTCAGGCGGCGGTGCTGTTGCGGGAAGGCCATCCGGTGGCGGAGACCGCTTATCGGGTAGGGTTCGAAGGGTTATCTTATTTCGCCAAGTGTTTTAAAGCGCAGTTTTCTGTTTCTCCCTCCGAATACGCTCTTTCCCAGCCCCGCTAA
- a CDS encoding transposase, which translates to MSRRVFDTAFKKMAVELSYARSSVKEVATELGIGIDPGRITKWRHQQQKPGEKTAAGLTEEQKEICRLQKALKEAQLERDMDPMLTHVCGSKKAVSIFSKGDGRYTDS; encoded by the coding sequence ATGAGTAGACGAGTATTCGATACCGCCTTTAAGAAGATGGCCGTAGAGCTTTCTTATGCCAGAAGCTCCGTGAAGGAGGTCGCCACGGAACTGGGTATAGGTATAGATCCGGGCCGGATAACCAAATGGCGCCACCAGCAACAAAAACCTGGGGAAAAAACTGCTGCTGGCCTCACCGAAGAACAAAAAGAGATCTGCCGACTTCAAAAAGCCCTGAAGGAGGCGCAGTTAGAGCGCGATATGGACCCGATGCTGACGCACGTCTGCGGGTCAAAAAAGGCAGTCAGCATCTTCTCCAAGGGAGACGGGCGATATACGGATTCATAA
- a CDS encoding IS3 family transposase, which produces MLAAIKKVYQQSDGRYGSPRIAVELQQQGIWASRPRVARLMRKHAIRSIIRHKYRVQTTDSNHSFALAENYLNRNFYATRLAEKWVSDLTYIKTQEGWLYLTAVLDLADRKVVGWALSETMEAEVTSVAAWRMAVRNRPITQSLLFHSDQGVQDACQPFPNQLKGMPVLQSMSRKGNCWDNAVAESFFKTIKTELIYHQKFTTRQEARLAVFEYIEGWYNRKRRHSVLGYRTPCHLESLYLENSIAA; this is translated from the coding sequence TTGCTGGCTGCGATTAAAAAGGTGTACCAGCAGAGCGATGGCCGCTATGGTAGCCCCAGGATTGCGGTAGAACTGCAACAGCAAGGCATCTGGGCTTCCCGGCCTCGGGTGGCCCGGCTGATGCGCAAGCATGCCATTCGAAGCATCATCCGCCACAAATACCGGGTGCAAACCACCGATTCTAACCATAGCTTTGCTCTAGCGGAGAACTATCTGAACCGGAACTTTTATGCTACCAGGCTGGCGGAGAAGTGGGTTTCTGACTTAACCTACATTAAAACGCAGGAAGGCTGGCTTTATCTGACAGCAGTGTTGGACCTGGCGGACCGAAAGGTGGTGGGTTGGGCCCTGAGTGAAACCATGGAAGCGGAAGTAACCAGTGTGGCTGCCTGGCGGATGGCAGTGAGGAACCGACCGATAACGCAATCGCTGTTGTTTCACTCCGACCAAGGCGTACAGGATGCCTGTCAGCCGTTCCCAAACCAGCTAAAAGGCATGCCAGTGCTGCAGAGCATGAGCCGTAAAGGAAACTGTTGGGATAATGCCGTAGCGGAAAGTTTTTTCAAAACCATAAAAACGGAGCTAATCTATCATCAAAAGTTTACCACCAGGCAAGAGGCCAGACTAGCCGTCTTTGAGTACATCGAGGGCTGGTATAATAGAAAAAGGAGGCATTCCGTATTGGGCTATCGCACACCCTGCCACTTGGAAAGCTTATACCTGGAAAATTCAATAGCTGCCTAA
- a CDS encoding class I SAM-dependent DNA methyltransferase encodes MSNNNSAIVSKVWSFCNTLRDDGVGYGDYLEQLTYLLFLKMADEYTKPPHNRQLPIPKDYNWESLVDLKGAELETHYTIMLRELGKEKGILGQIFTKSQNKIQDPAKLSKIIAMINNEQWLMMGVKDKGDIYEGLLEKNAEDTKSGAGQYFTPRALIKAMVACVDPEPMRTIADPACGTGGFFLAAYDYLLAHHDLDKEQRQFLKYKTFFGNEIVASTRRLALMNLFLHNIGDIDSDNFISPADALIADIGVRYDYVLANPPFGKKSSQTFTNAEGEQEKEDLTYNRQDFWATTSNKQLNFVQHIRSILKTTGQAAVVLPDNVLFEGGAGETVRKKLLETTDVHTILRLPTGIFYAHGVKANVVFFDNKPSSKDPWTKEIWVYDYRTNIHHTLKKNPLKLEDLQDFISCYNPQNRHKRTETYHPETNPEGRWRKFTYEEIIARDKTSLDITWLKDKSLADLDNLPDPDVLAEDIIENLEAGLESFRTILTALEK; translated from the coding sequence ATGAGTAACAACAACTCCGCTATCGTTTCTAAAGTCTGGTCATTCTGCAATACCCTCCGCGATGATGGCGTGGGCTACGGCGATTATTTAGAGCAACTTACGTATCTGCTATTCTTGAAAATGGCGGATGAATATACCAAACCACCGCACAACCGCCAGTTACCTATTCCCAAAGATTACAACTGGGAAAGCCTGGTAGATTTAAAAGGAGCCGAACTGGAAACCCATTATACCATTATGCTCCGGGAACTGGGCAAAGAAAAAGGTATTCTGGGGCAAATATTTACCAAGAGCCAGAACAAAATCCAGGACCCGGCCAAGCTCTCCAAAATCATTGCTATGATTAACAACGAGCAATGGCTAATGATGGGTGTAAAAGATAAAGGCGATATTTACGAAGGTCTGCTGGAGAAAAACGCCGAAGATACCAAAAGCGGTGCCGGCCAGTATTTCACGCCCCGTGCTTTAATAAAAGCCATGGTAGCCTGCGTAGACCCGGAGCCTATGCGCACCATCGCCGACCCGGCCTGCGGTACCGGCGGTTTCTTCCTGGCCGCTTACGATTACCTTTTAGCCCACCACGACCTGGACAAAGAGCAACGGCAGTTCCTGAAATACAAAACCTTCTTCGGCAACGAAATTGTAGCCAGCACTCGTCGCCTAGCGCTCATGAACCTGTTCCTGCACAACATCGGCGACATTGACAGCGATAATTTTATTTCTCCGGCCGATGCCCTGATTGCCGATATCGGTGTGCGCTACGATTACGTACTGGCCAACCCGCCTTTTGGTAAAAAAAGCAGCCAGACTTTTACCAACGCCGAAGGCGAACAGGAAAAAGAAGACCTTACGTATAACCGCCAGGATTTCTGGGCAACAACCAGCAACAAACAACTTAACTTTGTGCAGCACATCCGCAGCATTCTTAAAACCACCGGTCAGGCTGCCGTGGTATTACCGGATAATGTGCTGTTTGAAGGAGGAGCCGGCGAAACCGTCCGCAAAAAGCTACTGGAAACCACCGATGTGCATACCATCCTGCGTTTACCCACTGGTATTTTCTACGCCCACGGGGTAAAAGCCAACGTGGTTTTTTTCGATAACAAACCCAGCAGCAAAGACCCTTGGACCAAAGAAATATGGGTGTACGATTACCGCACCAACATCCATCATACCCTTAAAAAGAACCCACTTAAGCTGGAAGATTTGCAAGATTTTATCTCCTGCTACAACCCGCAAAACCGCCACAAACGCACCGAAACCTACCACCCCGAAACCAACCCGGAAGGCCGCTGGCGTAAATTCACCTACGAAGAAATAATCGCCCGTGACAAAACCAGCCTCGACATTACCTGGCTAAAAGATAAATCCCTCGCCGACTTAGATAACTTACCGGACCCGGATGTATTGGCAGAGGATATAATCGAGAACCTGGAAGCAGGATTAGAGAGTTTCCGGACAATTTTAACGGCTTTGGAGAAGTAA
- a CDS encoding RNA-binding domain-containing protein: MNEARVRQLLQQTEGLRLEFKEAISELPANLFETVCAFLNRAGGDILLGISDGGKVLGVNKARAPQLLKEIVNISNNPQLLEPPFILLPQLVEVEGATLIHIQVPESSQVHKCRRIVYDRSEDGDYKLTSHIAISELYTRKSASYSENTIYPALRFSDFNPELFPKVRNLIRSRDYNHPWLALDDEQLLRKAGLFRRDLQTGQEGYTLAAALLLGQDEIIQSILPHYKTDALVRRQNLDRYDDRLYVQTNLIDTYDQLMSFIAKHLPDKFFLEGAIRVSLRSKIFREVVANLLVHREFTNAYPARLFIYTDRVVTENANRPHTYGRLLPENFSPFAKNPVIAKFFTQLGHVDELGSGILNVNKYLPHYAPGKVPIFEEGDVFKMAIPLEVNGTVNEVISNRTTDTVNDGAIEGAIEGAIEGATKNVKIKLATLLNAIVRQEGKRIPEYRTSTGISEKSLERYLRLLRDAGFIEFRGDAPQTGGYYLTEYLKKNLKNE, encoded by the coding sequence ATGAACGAAGCGCGTGTTAGGCAATTACTGCAACAAACAGAAGGCTTGCGACTTGAGTTTAAGGAAGCAATTTCGGAACTCCCCGCTAACCTTTTCGAAACCGTATGCGCTTTCCTAAATAGAGCCGGCGGCGATATTTTATTAGGAATTTCCGATGGTGGCAAAGTACTCGGTGTTAATAAAGCCCGCGCACCACAACTTTTAAAAGAAATTGTCAATATTTCTAATAATCCGCAATTGCTGGAACCGCCTTTTATTTTGCTCCCCCAATTAGTGGAAGTAGAAGGTGCAACCCTTATTCATATCCAGGTTCCGGAAAGTTCGCAGGTACACAAATGCCGGCGCATCGTTTATGACCGCAGCGAAGATGGTGATTATAAACTTACCAGCCATATTGCTATTTCCGAATTATACACCCGCAAAAGTGCCAGTTATTCCGAAAACACTATTTACCCAGCGCTGCGGTTCTCCGACTTTAATCCGGAGCTATTTCCGAAAGTCCGGAACTTAATTCGCAGCCGCGACTATAATCATCCCTGGCTAGCCCTCGACGACGAACAATTGCTCCGGAAAGCCGGCCTTTTCCGCCGCGACCTGCAAACCGGTCAGGAGGGCTATACTTTAGCCGCCGCTCTTCTGTTAGGTCAGGACGAAATCATTCAAAGTATTTTACCGCATTACAAAACGGATGCACTGGTCCGCCGCCAAAACCTAGACCGTTATGATGACCGTCTTTATGTTCAAACCAACCTGATAGACACTTACGACCAACTAATGAGCTTTATCGCTAAGCACCTACCCGATAAGTTTTTTCTGGAAGGAGCCATTCGCGTTAGTCTTAGGTCCAAGATTTTCCGGGAAGTTGTAGCCAATTTGCTCGTACACCGGGAGTTTACCAACGCTTATCCCGCTCGGCTCTTCATTTACACCGACCGGGTAGTTACTGAGAATGCTAACCGGCCGCACACCTATGGTCGCTTATTACCCGAAAACTTTTCTCCTTTTGCGAAAAATCCAGTTATCGCCAAATTCTTCACCCAACTAGGCCACGTGGATGAATTAGGCTCCGGTATTTTAAACGTAAATAAATACCTGCCCCACTACGCTCCTGGCAAAGTGCCAATTTTTGAAGAAGGTGATGTATTTAAAATGGCTATTCCTTTAGAAGTTAACGGTACAGTTAATGAGGTTATAAGTAATAGAACAACTGATACTGTAAATGACGGAGCAATTGAGGGAGCAATTGAGGGAGCAATTGAGGGAGCTACTAAGAATGTTAAAATTAAACTGGCTACCCTTCTTAACGCTATAGTTAGACAAGAAGGAAAAAGGATTCCTGAGTATAGAACTAGTACAGGAATTTCAGAGAAAAGCCTTGAAAGATATTTGAGGTTACTTCGAGATGCTGGATTCATTGAGTTTAGAGGTGATGCTCCTCAAACCGGCGGGTATTATCTGACCGAATATTTAAAGAAGAACTTAAAAAATGAGTAA
- a CDS encoding AbiV family abortive infection protein — protein MKNQKIDYWADCDLLSGACYSFENGKNHLLLSEAAANMQFYGFAVSHVILASEELIKALILIGLNNDIYFISPVERDKIFRNHSFKHLNIEEFLLSLTGYYITDYEYNWQYYFFTPHNALSKFQSTAIFLSKALKLGELTEEEAEMLSELIKGANNLKNKGFYVDYQKDWMIPEDVDKICYQKYKNLSDKLLQFISPIFTMPLTDERIRSFLYGE, from the coding sequence GTGAAAAATCAAAAAATAGATTATTGGGCCGATTGTGATTTGCTTTCAGGAGCCTGTTATTCTTTCGAGAATGGAAAAAATCATTTATTATTGAGTGAAGCTGCCGCTAATATGCAATTTTATGGATTTGCCGTTTCGCACGTTATTCTTGCTTCCGAAGAATTAATCAAAGCACTGATATTGATTGGTTTAAACAATGATATTTATTTTATAAGCCCGGTTGAAAGAGATAAAATATTTAGAAATCACAGCTTTAAGCATTTAAATATTGAAGAATTCTTACTATCACTAACAGGATACTACATTACTGATTACGAATATAATTGGCAGTATTACTTCTTTACTCCACATAACGCTTTAAGCAAATTTCAATCTACTGCAATCTTTTTAAGTAAGGCTTTAAAATTAGGGGAGTTAACCGAAGAGGAGGCGGAAATGCTTAGCGAGTTAATTAAAGGGGCTAATAACCTTAAAAACAAAGGCTTTTATGTTGATTATCAAAAAGATTGGATGATACCCGAAGATGTTGACAAAATATGCTATCAAAAGTATAAAAATTTATCAGATAAGCTTTTGCAGTTTATAAGTCCAATTTTTACAATGCCTTTAACTGATGAAAGAATAAGGTCATTTTTGTACGGCGAATAA
- a CDS encoding restriction endonuclease subunit S, with protein MALGRKPIEIVEEGKHQLLVKAEHWDRKYLKEVAKVQNGYAFSSSFFSKDEGMPLIRIRDIDNTTTVDRYKGNYSEEFIVHKGNILIGMDGDFKASYWKGPDALLNQRVCRILPDSEAINERFLFYCLQPFLDAIHAETSSVTVKHLSSRTIEEIPLPYPTLDEQQEIVAKIEELLSELDKGKEQLETARQQLKVYRQAVLKWAFEGKLTNPDVKESELLEGWRLVKIGDICKSIVPNRDKPKSFTGEIKWVTTPNLSEHSIKIDYTTIKLGLSDSEIKEYNARVIPTGSVIMTCVGTFGISAVVEKPIVINQQLHAFLTNDLVDSNFLAYCIQLNKYYFEKKSTSTTIQYLNKENCNSMPFPLCTIEEQRKIVQEVESRLSVCDKVEETITQSLQQAETLCQSILKKAFEGKLVAYKEVLNTVTEEQEAKIIPLVPEEEFPMKIAGITATDLHAGILALVIDTHEKHPEHLPKLNHVKDEKIAHQVENFLGISLGRQPVKDAAGPDDFNHLKKVEHRATKAGWFQIKKLPIGHTYTSLRGMKNIIAKTQQFLTEQQFKEVNALIETFLKFDMEQAEVIATLFAGWNNLLLASKNPTDDEIVYESRENWSERKLNINREKFYKALTWMRSHNFIPQGKGSMVLKTASQEKKTLKKKK; from the coding sequence ATGGCACTTGGAAGAAAACCGATTGAAATAGTTGAAGAAGGTAAACACCAATTATTAGTTAAGGCTGAACATTGGGATAGAAAATATTTAAAAGAAGTTGCGAAGGTTCAAAATGGTTACGCGTTCAGTTCTTCCTTCTTTTCCAAGGATGAAGGAATGCCCTTAATCAGAATACGTGATATTGATAATACTACTACAGTTGATAGATATAAAGGAAATTACAGTGAAGAATTTATAGTTCATAAAGGAAATATCCTTATTGGAATGGATGGAGATTTTAAAGCATCTTATTGGAAAGGACCAGATGCATTATTAAATCAACGAGTTTGTAGGATTTTACCAGACTCTGAGGCTATTAACGAAAGGTTTTTATTCTACTGTTTACAGCCATTCCTTGATGCCATTCATGCTGAAACTTCTTCTGTAACGGTAAAGCATTTGTCTTCTAGAACCATTGAGGAAATTCCTTTACCTTATCCTACATTGGATGAACAACAAGAAATAGTTGCCAAAATAGAGGAACTGCTAAGCGAATTAGACAAAGGCAAAGAACAATTAGAAACTGCCCGGCAGCAGTTAAAAGTTTACCGCCAAGCCGTTTTAAAGTGGGCTTTTGAAGGAAAACTTACCAATCCAGACGTTAAAGAAAGTGAATTGCTGGAGGGTTGGAGATTGGTTAAAATTGGAGATATATGTAAAAGTATTGTTCCGAACAGGGATAAACCTAAATCATTTACAGGAGAAATAAAATGGGTAACAACTCCGAATCTCAGTGAACATTCAATTAAAATTGATTACACAACGATTAAATTAGGATTATCTGATTCAGAGATAAAGGAATATAACGCTAGAGTAATTCCAACTGGTAGTGTGATAATGACTTGTGTCGGTACTTTTGGGATAAGTGCTGTAGTTGAAAAACCAATTGTTATAAATCAACAGTTGCATGCTTTCTTAACAAATGATTTAGTTGACTCTAATTTTCTTGCCTATTGTATTCAGCTAAATAAATATTACTTCGAGAAAAAATCCACTTCAACAACTATTCAATACCTTAATAAAGAGAATTGTAATTCAATGCCTTTTCCACTCTGTACAATTGAAGAACAGAGAAAAATTGTTCAGGAAGTAGAAAGCCGCCTAAGTGTTTGCGATAAAGTAGAAGAAACCATCACCCAAAGCCTGCAACAAGCCGAAACCCTTTGCCAGAGTATTTTAAAGAAAGCTTTTGAGGGTAAGTTGGTTGCTTATAAAGAAGTCCTCAATACTGTTACTGAAGAACAAGAAGCAAAAATTATCCCTTTGGTTCCCGAAGAAGAATTTCCCATGAAGATTGCTGGTATTACTGCTACTGATTTACACGCGGGCATTCTTGCCTTGGTGATTGACACTCATGAAAAGCACCCGGAGCATTTACCCAAGTTGAATCACGTAAAAGACGAAAAAATTGCCCATCAGGTAGAAAATTTCCTTGGCATTTCATTAGGCAGGCAGCCGGTAAAAGATGCCGCTGGTCCTGATGATTTTAATCATTTAAAAAAGGTAGAACATCGGGCAACAAAAGCAGGTTGGTTTCAAATTAAAAAGCTACCAATTGGCCATACATACACCTCTCTGCGGGGCATGAAAAACATTATTGCTAAAACTCAGCAATTCCTTACAGAGCAACAATTTAAAGAAGTAAATGCCTTAATAGAAACTTTTTTGAAATTTGATATGGAACAAGCCGAAGTGATTGCTACGCTTTTTGCCGGATGGAATAATTTATTATTGGCCAGCAAAAATCCGACGGATGATGAAATTGTTTATGAGTCCCGAGAAAACTGGTCGGAGCGAAAGCTAAACATAAATCGGGAGAAGTTTTATAAAGCGTTAACCTGGATGAGAAGCCACAATTTTATCCCTCAAGGTAAAGGTTCAATGGTTTTGAAGACGGCAAGTCAGGAGAAAAAAACATTGAAAAAGAAGAAGTGA